A genomic segment from Phalacrocorax aristotelis chromosome 34, bGulAri2.1, whole genome shotgun sequence encodes:
- the LOC142049219 gene encoding chromodomain-helicase-DNA-binding protein 8-like, which produces MADPIMDLFDDPNLFGLDPLTDETFAPPSHDPIEEALGLSGALDPPQPPPAPPEPSIPPPEDPLPPQNPPDPPQTQLPPDQEVLSQGNPFMGVSAALPPAPSSSSSAGLPQPPKIVILKAPPGGATSGGPPQSPAVPTAGGMTTPNGGKVTFAKVLTGTPQLRPGGVSIVTGNAATVLTGKVTPAGTGGATGTPPPTTATVHRLVQPGRPVKQLVLQPVKAGGAGTPLKPAVTLTSAPAQGESKRITLVLQQPPGGSAPAGQRHVVLGSLPGKIVLQGNQLAALGQAKGTPGQPAKVVTIQLQVQQPPAGQSGAPQKIQLLQQPTGAGGQAAPVAVSSVPQVVGGAGQRLTVPLKVVLQPQAGSSQGGSPGLSVVKVLSSSEVAALASPGSRGASEESRKLEHQKKQEKANRIVAEAIARARARGEQNIPRVLNEDELPSVRPEEEGERKRRRKGAGERGGPKEERPRKGKGQGGSGKSKGRSKPSTITPVVGKKRKRNASSDNSDAEVMPAPSPREEEETSVQKRRSNRQVKRKKYTEDLDIKITDDEEDEELDVTGPVRPEQLPVPQPPAPEPEPEGETLPSMQFFVENPSEEDAAIVDKVLSMRVVKKELPSGQLTESEEFFVKYKNYSYLHCEWATIDQLEKDKRIHQKLKRFKTKMTQMRHFFHEDEEPFNPDYVEVDRILDESHSVDKDNGEPVVYYLVKWCSLPYEDSTWELKEDVDEGKIGEFKRIQARHPELKRLPRPQAGSWKKLELSHEYKNHNRLREYQLEGVNWLLFNWYNRQNCILADEMGLGKTIQSIAFLQEVYNVGIRGPFLVIAPLSTITNWEREFNTWTEMNSIVYHGSLASRQMIQQYEMYCKDSRGRLIPGAYKFDALITTFEMILSDCPELREIEWRCVIIDEAHRLKNRNCKLLDSLKHMDLEHKVLLTGTPLQNTVEELFSLLHFLEPSQFPSEAEFLKDFGDLKTEEQVQKLQAILKPMMLRRLKEDVEKNLAPKQETIIEVELTNIQKKYYRAILEKNFSFLSKGAGHTNMPNLLNTMMELRKCCNHPYLINGAEEKILAEFRESCHHHVPHDFHLQAMVRSAGKLVLIDKLLPKLKAGGHKVLIFSQMVRCLDILE; this is translated from the exons ATGGCCGACCCCATCATGGACCTCTTTGACGACCCCAATCTCTTCGGCCTTGACCCCCTGACGGACGAGACCTTCGCCCCCCCCTCCCACGACCCCATCGAAGAAGCTTTGGGTTTATCGGGGGCTTTagaccccccccaaccccccccagcccccccagaaCCCTCCATCCCCCCCCCAGAAGACCCTTtgcccccccaaaacccccccgATCCCCCCCAAACCCAACTCCCCCCCGACCAAGAGGTTCTCAGTCAAGGCAACCCCTTTATGGGGGTGTCCGCCGCCTTGCCCCCcgccccatcctcctcctcatcggctgggctcccccagccccccaaaaTCGTCATCCTCAAAGCCCCCCCGGGAGGGGCGACGTCGGGGGGACCCCCCCAATCGCCCGCCGTCCCCACGGCGGGAGGGATGACGACCCCCAACGGAGGGAAGGTGACGTTCGCCAAGGTTTTAACCGGGACCCCCCAACTTCGTCCCGGGGGCGTTTCCATCGTTACCGGTAACGCCGCCACTGTTTTAACTGGGAAAGTGACCCCTGCCGGAACTGGGGGGGCTACCGGGACCCCTCCCCCGACCACGGCCACCGTTCACCGATTGGTTCAACCGGGAAGACCCGTCAAACAATTGGTTTTACAACCGGTCAAGGCTGGGGGGGCCGGGACCCCCCTAAAACCCGCTGTCACCCTCACGTCGGCGCCGGCGCAG GGCGAGTCAAAACGCATCACGCTGGTACTCCAACAGCCGCCGGGGGGCAGCGCTCCCGCCGGCCAACGCCACGTGGTATTGGGTAGTTTGCCGGGCAAGATCGTCCTACAAGGCAACCAATTGGCCGCCCTCGGTCAAGCCAAAGGGACGCCCGGCCAACCGGCAAAGGTGGTCACCATCCAGCTCCAGGTTCAACAACCCCCCGCTGGCCAATCGGGAGCCCCGCAGAAGATCCAGCTCCTCCAACAACCAaccggggcgggcgggcaggcggCGCCCGTCGCCGTCTCCTCGGTGCCGCAGGTGGTGGGAGGCGCCGGGCAGAGGTTGACGGTGCCTTTGAAGGTGGTTCTTCAACCCCAG GCCGGCTCGTCTCAGGGCGGTTCCCCCGGCCTATCAGTGGTGAAGGTGCTGAGCAGCAGCGAGGTGGCCGCCCTGGCCAGCCCCGGTTCACGAGGCGCCTCGGAAGAGAGCCGTAAACTGGAACACCagaaaaaacaagagaaagcCAATCGTATCGTCGCCGAGGCTATCGCCCGCGCCCGCGCCCGGGGCGAGCAGAACATCCCCCGCGTCCTCAACGAAGACGAGCTGCCCAGCGTCCGGCCCGAGGAGGAAGGCGAGCGCAAACGGCGGCGGAAAGGGGCCGGCGAGCGCGGGGGGCCCAAGGAGGAGAGACCCCGCAAGGGCAAGGGGCAGGGGGGCTCCGGCAAGAGCAAGGGGCGGAGCAAACCCAG cACCATCACGCCGGTGGTTGGGAAGAAGCGGAAGCGCAACGCTTCCTCCGACAACTCCGACGCCGAGGTGATGCCGGCGCCGTCGCCGcgggaggaagaagaaaccagCGTGCAG aAACGACGCTCGAATCGCCAAGTCAAACGGAAGAAATACACGGAAGACTTGGATATCAAGATCACCGACGACGAGGAAGATGAAGAGTTGGACGTCACGGGACCCGTTCGACCCGAGCAGCTCCCggtcccgcagccccccgcgccGGAACCGGAACCGGAAGGCGAAACGTTGCCGTCCATGCAGTTTTTTGTG GAGAACCCCAGTGAGGAGGACGCGGCCATCGTTGACAAGGTTCTTtccatgagggtggtgaaaaaAGAG cTGCCGTCGGGGCAATTGACGGAATCGGAGGAGTTTTTCGTCAAATACAAGAATTA ctcctACCTCCACTGCGAGTGGGCCACCATCGACCAACTGGAGAAGGACAAGAGGATCCACCAGAAACTGAAGCGTTTTAAGACGAAAATGACCCAAATGCGGCATTTTTTCCACGag GACGAAGAACCCTTCAACCCCGACTACGTAGAGGTCGATCGCATCTTGGATGAGTCCCACAGCGTCGACAAGGACAACGGGGAG CCGGTGGTTTATTACCTGGTGAAGTGGTGCTCCCTCCCCTACGAGGACAGCACTTGGGAGCTCAAAGAAGACGTAGACGAAGGGAAAATCGGCGAATTTAAGCGTATCCAAGCGCGGCACCCGGAGCTCAAGCGTTTG ccccgtCCTCAAGCCGGGTCTTGGAAGAAGCTGGAGCTGTCGCACGAGTACAAGAACCACAACCGCCTTCGCGAGTATCAACTGGAAGGGGTCAACTGGTTGCTCTTCAACTGGTACAACAG GCAGAACTGCATCTTGGCCGACGAGATGGGTTTGGGGAAGACCATCCAATCCATCGCCTTCCTTCAAGAGGTCTACAACGTCGGGATCCGTGGCCCCTTTCTGGTCATCGCTCCCCTCTCCACCATCACCAACTGGGAGCGGGAGTTCAACACATGGACGGAGATGAACAGCATCGTCTACCACGGCAGCTTGGCCTCGCGGCAGATGATCCAACAGTACGAGATGTACTGCAAGGACTCGCGG GGTCGTCTCATCCCCGGAGCTTATAAATTCGACGCTCTCATCACCACCTTCGAGATGATCCTCTCCGACTGCCCTGAGTTGCGGGAGATCGAGTGGCGTTGCGTCATCATCGACGAGGCTCATCGCCTCAAGAACCGCAACTGCAAGTTGCTCGACAGCCTCAAACACATGGACCTG GAACACAAAGTCCTGCTGACGGGCACGCCGCTCCAGAACACGGTGGAAGAGCTCTTCAGCCTCCTGCACTTTCTGGAaccctcccagttcccttctgAGGCAGAATTCCTCAAGGACTTTGGAGATCTCAAGACGGAGGAGCAG GTGCAGAAGCTCCAGGCCATCCTCAAGCCCATGATGCTCCGTCGGTTGAAGGAGGACGTGGAGAAGAACCTGGCGCCCAAACAAGAGACCATCATCGAGGTGGAGTTGACCAATATTCAGAAGAAATACTACCGGGCCATCTTGGAGAAGaacttctccttcctctccaaaGGCGCCGGTCACACCAACATGCCCAACCTGCTCAACACCATGATGGAGCTGCGCAAGTGCTGCAACCATCCCTACCTCATCAACG GTGCGGAGGAGAAGATCTTGGCCGAATTCCGCGAGTCTTGTCACCACCACGTCCCCCATGACTTCCACCTCCAAGCCATGGTCCGCTCGGCCGGCAAGCTGGTCCTCATCGACAAGCTGCTGCCCAAGCTCAAAGCCGGCGGCCACAAGGTGCTCATATTCTCCCAGATGGTGCGATGTCTCGACATCTTGGAG